A window from Bubalus kerabau isolate K-KA32 ecotype Philippines breed swamp buffalo chromosome 5, PCC_UOA_SB_1v2, whole genome shotgun sequence encodes these proteins:
- the LOC129653350 gene encoding endogenous retrovirus group K member 13-1 Env polyprotein-like, which produces MRYPRACVPHLYALLVGSVKIQPGLRNYDVTCNNCTLTNCVRGITNRTRVLVLRQPAFVMVPVKINGSWYDEKGLELWREVEGALMRYRRGIGLIILGFVALVTLIASSITAALTLAQSVQTATCVNNLAQNVSVTLGTQEDIDKKLEDRLNALYDDVKFLGEEVQSIKLRLRVQCHADFRWICVTPKKYNGSITAWDKVKAHLEGIWHNENISLHLLHLHQEIMNIENAPRPDLDVAKRAESFVKELFRHVPTIDSILYLGVAIGGLFLIILTVLFLAPCLIKKLIDDLWIIKASIYGNCLRLKEHKRAPI; this is translated from the coding sequence ATGAGGTACCCTCGTGCATGTGTGCCTCACCTTTATGCTTTATTAGTAGGATCTGTAAAAATACAACCTGGGTTACGAAATTATGATGTAACTTGTAACAATTGTACCTTAACTAACTGCGTCAGGGGAATTACTAATCGAACTAGGGTTCTAGTCTTAAGACAGCCTGCTTTTGTTATGGTTCCTGTAAAGATTAATGGGTCTTGGTATGATGAAAAAGGACTTGAACTTTGGAGAGAAGTAGAGGGTGCTTTAATGCGTTATCGCAGGGGAATAGGGTTAATAATTCTGGGATTTGTAGCTTTGGTAACCCTTATTGCCTCCTCGATTACTGCAGCCCTAACCCTGGCACAATCAGTGCAAACTGCAACTTGTGTTAATAATCTGGCACAAAATGTATCCGTTACCCTGGGGACTCAAGAAGATATTGACAAAAAGTTAGAGGACCGATTGAATGCCCTTTATGATGATGTAAAATTTTTAGGTGAAGAGGTTCAAAGTATAAAGTTGAGATTACGGGTACAATGTCATGCTGATTTTCGATGGATCTGTGTTACCCCCAAAAAATATAATGGTAGTATAACTGCTTGGGACAAGGTGAAAGCTCATTTAGAAGGTATTTggcataatgaaaatatttccttacaTTTACTGCATCTACATCAAGAAATAATGAATATTGAAAATGCGCCCAGACCTGATTTGGATGTTGCAAAAAGAGCTGAGTCTTTTGTTAAAGAACTTTTTCGACATGTACCTACCATCGATAGTATTTTGTACTTGGGAGTGGCCATAGGAGGactattcttaataattttaactgttttatttcttgcaccttgtttaattaaaaaactgattGATGATCTATGGATAATAAAGGCTTCCATCTATGGAAATTGTCTGCGGTTAAAGGAACATAAGCGTGCGcctatataa